TGAACAAATATCATTTGTACTCCATAGTGAGGTACATCCTCATAATAATTTGTGTCGAGTTGCAGGCGTCACTTATGAAGAGCTGCAAGGCTATCCCCTTTCCCCTACGGCACACCATTATACGAGGCATATGCTCGACGCTGCTCATTCAGGTACGCTCGGAGAAATCGTTGCAGCCCTTCTGCCATGCCCATGGACTTACCTTGAGATTGGTCAACGTCTAATGGAAGAGGTTAATCCTAAAGAAGATCATCCTTTTTATGATTGGATTACGTTTTACGGAGAGAAGTCAATGGAACCAGTGACGGATCAACTAAGAAAAATTCTCGATCAGTGGGCAGAGACGGCACCTGAAAGAGAATTAAAGCGAATCAAGGACTATTTTATTCTTAGCTGTCAGTTGGAATATGGTTTCTGGGAAATGGCTTATCAAGTAGAAGAGTGGCCAGTCTCCCTCCAAAAAGGTGAGCGCGTATGAAACGACTAAAGCTTTCGGACATTTTGATTACGATCGTGATTGCCCTTGTTTTTGGGATTATTTATAAACTGTGGGGACCGGTCTATAACATCTTTAAACCATTTGGTCTCCACATTGGTGATGTGATTTACGGGATGTGGTTTATTGCGGGAACAGTGGCAGTGCTTCTACTTCGTAAGCCCGGTGTGGCACTACTTGCAGAAACGGCTGCAGCTTCTGGTGAATTTCTTGTAGGTTCAGAATATGGATTATCTGTTCTTCTATATGGAATTGTTCAAGGGTTAGGAACGGAATTAATGTTTGCCTTATTTGGCTATAAACGATACACCGCATTTGTTGCGGCGCTTGGAGGAATTGCTGCTGCAGTAGGCTCCATTGTCATGGATGCCGCCTACGGATATGTGATGGACCTCGCTCTATGGAATTTACTTCTTCTCATTGGTGCTAGGTTAATTGGAGGCTTTCTATTAGCTGGACTACTTGCTTATTTCCTAGTAGAGGCTTTAGAGAAAACGGGAGTTACTAGCTTGGTTAGACCAGCAAGTGATGAAGATTATAAGGCGTTAGATCAGTAAGGAGTGGTTATATGAAAGTGGGTGTATCAAACCTTCGTGTGAAATATGCGGGAGCGGACACACTGTTATTTAATAGGTTATCTCTTGAGATTGCAGAAGGGGAAAAGGTCTTATTTCTTGGTCCGAGCGGTTGTGGTAAGTCAACTCTTCTTCAGATATTATCTGGTTTAATTCCAAATGCCGTTCCAGTGCCTATGAAGGCAGACGCCAAAAGCATACCAGCATCTTCAGGCGTTGTATTTCAAGATCCTGATTCTCAGTTTTGCATGCCATATGTGGATGAAGAGATGGCATTCGTATTGGAAAATCGTGCTGTCCCGCAACCTGAAATGGAAGGGTTAATTCGTCATTATCTTGAAAAGGTAGGTCTTTCCTTTCAGGATCCGCATATTGAGATTAATTCACTTTCACAAGGGATGAAACAGCGACTAGCCATTGCATCCATGCTTGCACTTGAGCCAGAGGTGATCTTTTTGGATGAACCGACTGCATTACTTGATCCTGCAGGTACTTCTGACGTATGGAAAACAATTAAACAAATTAATGCTACACAAACCATGATTATCGTTGAGCATAAGATTGATGAAGTGATCGATTTTGTTGATCGCATCGTCCTTTTGGATTCAGAGGGAAGGATTATCGCAGATGCTGACCCAAAAAGTGTCTTCTCTTTTCATAAACATAAGATGAAGGAATATGGGATTTGGTATCCTGGCGTATGGGAAGAACATACAAATGAAAAAAACCTTCCTGCTCCGTATATGAAAGGGAAAGAAATTCTTGAGATTAATCAGTTAAAAGGGTATCGAGGCAAACTCCCTAAAATTGAAGTGCAAAATGGATCAGCTCATGAGGGAGAATGGATTGTTGTAACCGGAAAGAATGGAGCAGGTAAAAGCTCCTTTCTTTTAAGTTTAATGAATGTGATGAAAACGTCCGGGAAAAAGAGAGTAATGAATCAGGAATTAAAATCGATCAAAGCTTCCCGTGAACAGCTAGCATTTGTTTTTCAAAATCCAGAGTTTCAATTTGTCACGAATTCTGTCTATGATGAACTTGCTTATTCTCTTGAAATGATAGGAGACGTGGAAGTAGATCAAAAAGTAGGTCAGTGGCTTGAAGCATATGATCTTAAGCAAGTGCGAACTCTTCATCCGTACCAGCTTTCTACGGGGCAAAAAAGAAGGTTAAGCGTAGGAACGGCCATGTTTGGTTCTCAACCGATTCTTTTGTTAGACGAACCAACATTTGGACAAGATGCAAGTAATACGTTTAAGTTGCTCGCTTTATTTGAACAGTTAAGGTCAAAGGGAATGCTCATCATCATGGTGACACATGATGAGAAGATTGTTCAAAATTATGGAACGAGAGAATGGATCATTGAAGAAGGGAAGCTAACCGCTGATCGAGATCTTCTGAGAAGGGAAGAGAGGGAGCATCATGCAGTGGACTCTACAGTATAAAGAAACATGGCTTCATCGTTTAAATCCTGCTTTTAAATTGGTGTTCATTTTAGCATTATTTATCCTTCTTTTATTCGTTCACAATCCAAATTTGATTAGCAATGTAACAGTGGTTCCATTAATTCTCGTCTTGTTCGCCACAGGACATCAGAAAAAGATACTAGCGATCTTAATGATTCCATTTTTGTTATTATTTTTCTCAAGTGCTTCTAGTATGATGTTCTTTGGTCAAGGGACAACGACTTGGTGGAAGTGGGGAATCGTTCATATTACAGAAGAGAGCTTCTTTCGAGGTCTTCACATCGGGTTTAGAGCTTTAAATTTCGCCTTGCTCGGACTTCTATTCGCTTTGACAACGAGGCCAGTATTTCTCTTCTATTCCCTCGTTCAACAGCTTAAAGTACCGCCTCGGTATGCCTATAGCTTTATGGCTGCTGTTCGGATTCTTCCTGTTATGATGGAGGAATTCCAACAGCTAAGAGCCGCATTACTTATTAGAGGTATAAAAAAGAAAAAAGGGTTCGCTCGAATCATGCAGTCTGTGACGCTTTATGCGGTGCCATTGCTTTCTCAAAGTATTCGTAGAGCTCATCGCATTGCAGTTGCCATGGAAGCGAAGCAGTTCAATAATAAGGAACGAACTTATTATTACAAACAGACCTTCTCTAGAGTTGATGCATATTTTATACTCTACATTACGGTAGGTTTTTCTCTTGCTTATTGGGGTGGTCTAACATTTCCTTACTTTGATATCACAGATGTTAGAAATTAAGAAACCGGCTGGTTAGCCGGTTTCTTTTCATTGCTTGATCTCTACAAGTGGTCAGTATCTTTAGAATACTGGTGTTTCCCGCCTTCACGGTTTTCTTCTTTCAACTTGTTTTTCAACATTCGTTTAGCATTATGATCAACTGCTTTTTTATTATTATCTTTTGTTGATGTCACGTTAAGTCCTCCCTTGCTAGGATTGCCATGCACAATAATAGAGTACGCGATTATGCGACATCCTATGTAAAAGGAAGTTATTTATTTAAGAAAAACAATGCAAGTGTTCCTGGTCCTGAGTGAGAGCCAATCGTAGCGCCTACTTCATGAATGACAAAGTGCTCACTCCCATATGTCTCTTGAATCGCACTTTTTAATTTTTCAGCGCTTTCAAGGTCATCTCCATGTGATATGCCGATTAATTGAGACTGAAGGTTAACGCCGCGTTCCTGCATGATCTCAACCATACGCTTTGTGACTTTGTTTTTACCACGAATTTTTTCAATCGGAACAAGTTTCCCGTCTTCAACGTGGAGCACTGGTTTGATTTTTAACATTCCACCAAAGAAGGCCGAAGCTTTGCTGACGCGACCGCCGCGCTGAAGGAACTCCAGGTCGTCTACTGTGAAAATGTGTTCCATGTGCGTTAAATACTTGCTGTTTAAGCTTTCTGATATTTGCTCAAATCCTTCACCTTTTTCAGCAAGCTCTGCAGCGTGGATCGCCATAAGTCCGTAGCCGAGAGAAGCGGCTTTGGAATCAATGACCTCCATTTGTACGTCAGGGTATTCTTCCTGTACTTCATTTTTTATGATGGCAGCGGATTGGTATGTACCTGAAATGCCAGAAGATAGCGCAATATAAATAAAAGGCTGACCCATTTTAGCGTATTTCGTAAATGTCTCTCGTATCCGTGCTGGAGGAATTTGCGACGTTTTGGCCATTGTACCTTCTCGCAAAGTCTTATATAACTCTTTTGCTTGGATCTCTTCACGGTCATAATACTCCTGATCTCCGATAATGACCATTAGTGGCATGATGTCGATGTCGTGCTTTCGTGCGAGATCCTCTGGCAAATCCGAGGCGCTATCTGTAATGATTTTAACTGTCATGGACGATCGTCCCTTCTTCATTTTTAAGTCAGTATGTAAATGAATGTTTGTTATAATCAAGTTTATCCCATTAGCAAAGAGGAAATCAATCCTATTGATGGGGTTGAATAGAAAACAGTTGACGTAGATTAGATAGTTTGATTAGATATACATGGCTTAGTAGATGTGGCTTTACCTAATCGTCACTTATAAAGATCGGATCCTGAGAGTGAATATTGTCAATTGGATCAGTCTCTACTTATATTCTGCAAACGAGTTAAATCTCTGTTTCAAAAAAGAAGGTGTTCTTATTGGAAGAAGTAAAAAAAATTATTGTGATTCTCTTAGGTGCGATCCTTGGTGCAGTTTCTCTGAACTTATTTCTTATCCCTGCCAATGTTTATGCTAGTGGTTTTACTGGTATCGCACAGCTGATTTCTAGCGTACTAAGTGATTATACGCCAATTTCAATCTCAACGGGTATTTTACTTATGTTACTAAATATCCCTGTAGCTATACTGGGATGGAAGAAAGTTGGTAAATCTTTTACATTGTATAGTATTATCAGTGTTGGAGCTACTACCTTTTTCCTTGAAATCATTCCAGTACAGGCTCTTTCAGAAGATATCCTGCTAAATGCAGTGTTTGGCGGAGTCATTGCAGCAATTGGTATCGGTTTTACATTAAAATGGGGGGCTTCCACCGGAGGAATGGACATCGTAGCCATGATTCTATCCCGCATGAAAGACCGTCCAATCGGTACGTATTTCTTCAGCATGAACGCGTTGATTATCCTCACCGCAGGAATGCTTTATGGCTGGGAAAAAGCTCTTTATACGCTCGTTACCTTATACGTATCTTCTCGAGTAATCGACGTCATTCACACACGTCACGAAAAATTAACAGCAATGATCGTAACTTCCAAAGGAAATGAAATGCAAAAAGCTATTCATGACCGACTTGTTAGAGGAATCACCAAGCTCCCTGCCAAAGGTGCCTACAGAGGAGAAGACAAAGAAATGCTCATGATCGTCGTCACACGCTATGAACTATACGACCTCGAGCACATCATCCAAGACATCGACCCGACCGCCTTCACCAACATAGTCAACACCACAGGCATCTTCGGATTCTTTAGAACGGATGGTTAAGAAAAGCGGAAGTGAGCGTTTAGGGACGACAAGCGCTGGAGGCCCTTCATTTGAACACGGTTTTTGTGTTCGGATGAAGGGCTGAAGCGATCGAGTCCCTGCTCACTGCAGCTAGACAAGAAAAGCGGAAGTGCCCGATTAGCCTCGACAAGCGCTGGAGCCTCACAAAAAGAACACGCCCTTTGTGTTCCCCAGTAAATGATTGAAACATCTCACCTACTACTTAACAACACAAAAAAAGTTCCTCGGAAATCCGAGGAACTTTTTTCTATGCGTTATGAGAGATTGTTTCTTTTACTTCTGGAAGTAATGTATCCCAATCTGCCTCTGGCATCTTATTAATTGTAATAAAATCCTGGTATCCAAACACATTATCAACACCATCTAATTTAAGAAGTGCAGCAGCCATTTGATGATCAGGATTGTCATTCTTCTTGAAAGAATGGCTTGAAGTTCCTTCGAAAAGCTGTTGATCTGCCGTAATTTTAATAGCATTTGGGTTTGGTGTACGATCTACGCGTAATTCCATTTTATAAACGCCTCCTTTCTCTACCATCTCTTAGTGTATCAGAAACAACTCTTGCAGCAAATAATCTTTAAGAAGAGAAGGTAAACCCGTATCTTTTTGAAATAATGTCATGGAAACCGAGGGAATTGTATAGGTGTTTTGTAACAGCGTTATGAATTCCTGTTTCAAGTTCAATCCCCTTAATCCCTTCATTCTCAGCCCAATAAATCACATGAAGTAGTAATTTCCTACCAATACCTCTATTTCGTGCATCTGGATCAACAAATAATTCATTTAACCAAATATATGGACCACCACTAGAGAGGCTGACGCCGATATTAAAAAACGCGACGCCAAGGACTTCGTCATCAGACTCTGCGACAACGATTCGTGATGCTGTCTGTTCATCAAGAGCAAGCTTTACTCCTTTAACGAGTTTATCGTAGCTTCCATCTTGATCAGAACGAGTAATTTGCTTCATTAATAACTTTGAAACCTTTTCAATCATGTCTTCATCTGTCTGGCTGGATAATTGATACACATTCATTACCGTTCCACCTCCGTCATACTGTTTCGACTTCAAACACTTCAATCCCTTTTTAAGAAGGTTTGAATAAAGTTTTTAATTAATTTCAAGATATTTGAAACATTCAGCCTTTTCCATTCGTCTATATAGAGTAAGAAAGGAGCTAATACATTGAATTTAATTTTTTCATGGAGCTCTGGGAAGGACAGCGCCATAGCTTTATTCGATTGTTTAAAGCAATCACATCTTCAAGTGAAAGGATTATGGACAACCATTAACGAAACAAATGGTGCCATTCCTTTTCATGGCGTACATACAGCGTTGCTTGAAAAGCAGGTAGCTGCTATTGGTCTGCCTCTAACGATAACCAATTTACCAGATAACTGTACGAATAAGCAATACGAGAAACTTGTTAGCAATCAATATAAGGTGTTTAAAGAAGCAGAAATAGAAGGGGTCGTATTCGCTGATTTATTTCTAGATGATATTCGTCATTATCGGGAAACGCTTTTACAGGATTGCAAACTGGAGGGCATATACCCATTGTGGCAACATTCCACTCTACATACGGCAAAAAGATTCATCGCGACAGGTTTTAAAGCAGTGATCACAACAGTTGATCAGTCAAAAATTTCTCCTGATTGGGTAGGGAAACCATTTGATGATAACTTTCTTCAATCCCTTCCAAATAACGTGGATCCGTGCGGTGAAAATGGAGAATTTCATACGTTTGTATGGAACGGCCCAATTTTTGAAAAAGAAGTGATAGTTGAAATTCAAGAGATAGTAGAGCAAGGCAATTTTCGAACAGCCATTTTGAAGAACTGGTAACAACGGAACGAAAGGGGGAGGAAAGATATGCCTGTACTTGTTTGTTTTGGCGACTGCCTAACAGCGAGGGAAGTAGATGATAAAGGGAACGAACGTCTTACATCAAGGATAAGAGGGGCTCTTGATGAATGGATCGTGATTAATGCAGGTTCAACCCCAACTTCTAGAGAAGGGGTATCGCGTTTTCAGTCTGATGTTCTCAGCTACAAACCGGATTATGTAACCATTTTCTTTGGAACGCAAGAAGCTTGTTTAGGACAAAGTTCAGATTTGAGTGAGTTTGAAAGAAATATTGAGTACATGGTTAATAATCTCCCTTCAGAACGGGTTATTCTTATTTCACCATCACCAGTGATGAATGAAGGAAATGTCTCAATGACAAATCAGAAAATAGAGGGTTATGCTGATCGAATAAAACATTTAGCAAATAAGCTTGGAACAAGACATATTGATCTCTGGCAATTGATTCGAGAAAATAAGAAAAGTAAAATGCTTTATGAAAAAGACGGTCTCCAGCTAAATGCAAAAGGATATAAGCTGATAACAAAAGAAGTACTGAATTCGCTTGGCAGGCGAACAAAATTTAAACCGGTCATAAAACTTTTTTAAAGTGGTGTGACTATAGATGAACGCATTTCCACGAAGAAGAACCCGTCGCCGGTGACGGGTTCTTCTTCGTGGAAACTAAAAGGGTTTATTGGATGATTCATGGCTAAGTTCTTGTATAACTGCCTGGTAAGATGTGAGCTGTTCTTTTTCTGCGCTTGTAGATTGGTGAAAAGCTGCAGAAAGATTATTTTGGGCCACATCGATTTGGTTTTGCAACTCTGGATGACCTGCAGCCATTTGCTCCGCTTTTGCAACGGCTTCTCGAGCAAGCTGAAAATGACGATTACCCATCGTTATTCACCACCTGACAAATTTTCTTGTTGTTGTTTCTTACGTTGTTCATTGCTTAAGCTTGTCAGGTCGTGTTGGTCCATGTTTTGGACAACTCGATCCGCACCTTCTTTTACCATTCTCTTTGTTTTACTATTCTTGGCCATGATTAATCCCTCCCTTTCTTTTATAGGATGAGTTCATCGATCAGTAATTATTCGATCTTCATCCTGATTTCATTAAACAAAAAAGACAGCTTAGG
The sequence above is drawn from the Pseudalkalibacillus hwajinpoensis genome and encodes:
- a CDS encoding DegV family protein encodes the protein MTVKIITDSASDLPEDLARKHDIDIMPLMVIIGDQEYYDREEIQAKELYKTLREGTMAKTSQIPPARIRETFTKYAKMGQPFIYIALSSGISGTYQSAAIIKNEVQEEYPDVQMEVIDSKAASLGYGLMAIHAAELAEKGEGFEQISESLNSKYLTHMEHIFTVDDLEFLQRGGRVSKASAFFGGMLKIKPVLHVEDGKLVPIEKIRGKNKVTKRMVEIMQERGVNLQSQLIGISHGDDLESAEKLKSAIQETYGSEHFVIHEVGATIGSHSGPGTLALFFLNK
- a CDS encoding DUF3941 domain-containing protein — translated: MTSTKDNNKKAVDHNAKRMLKNKLKEENREGGKHQYSKDTDHL
- the tenA gene encoding thiaminase II, producing the protein MSFTEQLREEAAPIFEAIFNHPFVRGIAGGKLEKEQLVHYVKQDFEYLNTFVRIYGIALSKCENREEMALFTEQISFVLHSEVHPHNNLCRVAGVTYEELQGYPLSPTAHHYTRHMLDAAHSGTLGEIVAALLPCPWTYLEIGQRLMEEVNPKEDHPFYDWITFYGEKSMEPVTDQLRKILDQWAETAPERELKRIKDYFILSCQLEYGFWEMAYQVEEWPVSLQKGERV
- a CDS encoding NifU N-terminal domain-containing protein encodes the protein MELRVDRTPNPNAIKITADQQLFEGTSSHSFKKNDNPDHQMAAALLKLDGVDNVFGYQDFITINKMPEADWDTLLPEVKETISHNA
- a CDS encoding DUF3813 domain-containing protein; this translates as MGNRHFQLAREAVAKAEQMAAGHPELQNQIDVAQNNLSAAFHQSTSAEKEQLTSYQAVIQELSHESSNKPF
- a CDS encoding YitT family protein; this translates as MFLLEEVKKIIVILLGAILGAVSLNLFLIPANVYASGFTGIAQLISSVLSDYTPISISTGILLMLLNIPVAILGWKKVGKSFTLYSIISVGATTFFLEIIPVQALSEDILLNAVFGGVIAAIGIGFTLKWGASTGGMDIVAMILSRMKDRPIGTYFFSMNALIILTAGMLYGWEKALYTLVTLYVSSRVIDVIHTRHEKLTAMIVTSKGNEMQKAIHDRLVRGITKLPAKGAYRGEDKEMLMIVVTRYELYDLEHIIQDIDPTAFTNIVNTTGIFGFFRTDG
- a CDS encoding GNAT family N-acetyltransferase; amino-acid sequence: MNVYQLSSQTDEDMIEKVSKLLMKQITRSDQDGSYDKLVKGVKLALDEQTASRIVVAESDDEVLGVAFFNIGVSLSSGGPYIWLNELFVDPDARNRGIGRKLLLHVIYWAENEGIKGIELETGIHNAVTKHLYNSLGFHDIISKRYGFTFSS
- a CDS encoding energy-coupling factor transporter transmembrane component T family protein, with amino-acid sequence MQWTLQYKETWLHRLNPAFKLVFILALFILLLFVHNPNLISNVTVVPLILVLFATGHQKKILAILMIPFLLLFFSSASSMMFFGQGTTTWWKWGIVHITEESFFRGLHIGFRALNFALLGLLFALTTRPVFLFYSLVQQLKVPPRYAYSFMAAVRILPVMMEEFQQLRAALLIRGIKKKKGFARIMQSVTLYAVPLLSQSIRRAHRIAVAMEAKQFNNKERTYYYKQTFSRVDAYFILYITVGFSLAYWGGLTFPYFDITDVRN
- a CDS encoding SGNH/GDSL hydrolase family protein, which encodes MPVLVCFGDCLTAREVDDKGNERLTSRIRGALDEWIVINAGSTPTSREGVSRFQSDVLSYKPDYVTIFFGTQEACLGQSSDLSEFERNIEYMVNNLPSERVILISPSPVMNEGNVSMTNQKIEGYADRIKHLANKLGTRHIDLWQLIRENKKSKMLYEKDGLQLNAKGYKLITKEVLNSLGRRTKFKPVIKLF
- a CDS encoding diphthine--ammonia ligase, which gives rise to MNLIFSWSSGKDSAIALFDCLKQSHLQVKGLWTTINETNGAIPFHGVHTALLEKQVAAIGLPLTITNLPDNCTNKQYEKLVSNQYKVFKEAEIEGVVFADLFLDDIRHYRETLLQDCKLEGIYPLWQHSTLHTAKRFIATGFKAVITTVDQSKISPDWVGKPFDDNFLQSLPNNVDPCGENGEFHTFVWNGPIFEKEVIVEIQEIVEQGNFRTAILKNW
- a CDS encoding ABC transporter ATP-binding protein yields the protein MKVGVSNLRVKYAGADTLLFNRLSLEIAEGEKVLFLGPSGCGKSTLLQILSGLIPNAVPVPMKADAKSIPASSGVVFQDPDSQFCMPYVDEEMAFVLENRAVPQPEMEGLIRHYLEKVGLSFQDPHIEINSLSQGMKQRLAIASMLALEPEVIFLDEPTALLDPAGTSDVWKTIKQINATQTMIIVEHKIDEVIDFVDRIVLLDSEGRIIADADPKSVFSFHKHKMKEYGIWYPGVWEEHTNEKNLPAPYMKGKEILEINQLKGYRGKLPKIEVQNGSAHEGEWIVVTGKNGAGKSSFLLSLMNVMKTSGKKRVMNQELKSIKASREQLAFVFQNPEFQFVTNSVYDELAYSLEMIGDVEVDQKVGQWLEAYDLKQVRTLHPYQLSTGQKRRLSVGTAMFGSQPILLLDEPTFGQDASNTFKLLALFEQLRSKGMLIIMVTHDEKIVQNYGTREWIIEEGKLTADRDLLRREEREHHAVDSTV
- a CDS encoding ECF transporter S component, which gives rise to MKRLKLSDILITIVIALVFGIIYKLWGPVYNIFKPFGLHIGDVIYGMWFIAGTVAVLLLRKPGVALLAETAAASGEFLVGSEYGLSVLLYGIVQGLGTELMFALFGYKRYTAFVAALGGIAAAVGSIVMDAAYGYVMDLALWNLLLLIGARLIGGFLLAGLLAYFLVEALEKTGVTSLVRPASDEDYKALDQ